From the Nodularia sphaerocarpa UHCC 0038 genome, the window GCGCTAGCCTCTCCCTTTGGGAAAAGGAGCGAAGAACACGTAAAGCCTTCGGCATAGCTTCGCTTACCGCGAAGCGTCTCCCCTTCTCCCAAAGGGAGAGGCTAGCGCCAAGGGAGAAGACAAGAGGGTTTGAGAGAGATTTTGCGTAAGTCCTGTTTAATTAACATTAAATTTTCTCAACAAGATTTGCTCAACCTAAATATTAGATTTAACTATTGAGCAGCTTTATGACTACGGCTCGTCATTTTCTTGATTTTTAGTAGACAATCGCCAAGAAGTAGTTGTGTCAATATCTACAGATAATTGCTCCAAGTTTTGACCTAAATCTTTTTGTATTTTCTGAGTCAGTGTGATGGGAAAATCTAAACTCACCTCTTGCTTTTGTACCAGTCTGACTAATTCCGTAAATGGCACTTTTACAGTTTGGCGCTGATAACTACTTAACTTACAGACAGAAGTTTCCATCACATTTTGAGCCTGCATAGCTTTTTTTAAGCGTTCTTGCAGATGCTCAAATTCCGACTTTAACAACTGCCAACTTTCTGACAAATCTGTGTATCTAGCATCAAGTGCTGTTAAATCTTCTCTTTGGGGATCTGGGTTACTTACTACTTGTAATTCTAATAACTGCAAATGTACTTGAGCCAGATAAATACAATCTAAGTAAGCATATTCAATCTGTCCTTCAGTTAAAGGTCTTCTGCCCCAATCACTGCTTTGTTCCTGTTTGTCAATATAATTAAATCTGCACAGTGCCGTCGCTAAAGTTTTCAGTTGGTAGTTAGGTAATGGTAAAATATAGTAGGGTATTTTCTGAGCTATTTCTAAAGTGCAAGTGATATTTTTCGCTCTCTTATTACCCAGAAACTTTAAATCATAATTAGCATTGTGAAATACCTTCTCAATCTCAGGATTTACCATAATTTGCTCAATAAACTCAGCCACCACATCAGGCTGATTCAGCACATCTAAAAGATAAACGCGATCGCCACTCATATCTGTAGGATCATCCAACACCTGAATCAGTGACAGTCGAGGATTACGAGATTTATAATCAGCCACTTCTGTATCGATCCACAAACTTTTGGCATTGGTATATTCAGCGACTTTGGCACGAATATTACTAGCAGAATTTAAGTATGGCATAAGCAAATCTTTCCTGATGGTTGAGTAAGATAAAGTTAATCACAGTTTTCCAAAATAACATTTTGCATATCCACGCTGATACCTTTAGCGGTTGATATACATAATATGAAAAAAGATTATCTCATCTTAGGTAGTGGCTTGTCAGCATTAGTATTTGGCTCACTGATGGCTAAATCTGGTCATAAAGTTCAAATCTTAGAGGCTCATGAGCATCCGGGAGGATTTGGACACACCTTTACGATGGCAAAAAAATATAAATTCAATGCCCAATTACATTATGTTTGGGATTGTGGCGAAGGACATACTGTAAATCGTGTCCTGAAAAAACTCAACTTAGATCAAGAAGTCACCTTTACTCGATATGATCCTAACGGTTTTGATCACATGAGAATGCCGGGTTACTCATTAAATATTCCCTCAGAACCCGCAGAATTAATCCGGCGGTTATCTGCTCTTTTTCCCCAAAATGCTGAACAGATAGGTAAATTTGTTTGGGAAGTGCAAAAAACCAGTCAGGGAATTAAGAAATTATCACCGCCAATGATTCCGGCGGAAATATTCGCACATCTGGGCGAAGTATCCACTGCTGTCATGTATCTCAACAGTACACTGCAAGATGTATTCGACAAATTCAAGTTACCGCCAGCAGCACAAACCCTCTTAGCACTGCAATGGCCTGATTTTTTATTACCTCCAAATCAACTTTCTTTTTACGCTTGGGTAATTTTATTTACTGGATATCAACAAGGTGCATTCTACCCCGAACAGCATTTTGATCATGTCATCAATTCATTAGTCAAGGTAATTGAGGATAATGGCGGCGAAATTCTGCTCAATCAAGAAGTCACTGATTTTCAAGTCAGCAACAAAACTGTAACTAAAGTTGAGGCGATTGATAGAATCACCCATCAAAAGCGTGAATTCACTGGCGAAAATATTATCTGCAATATAGACCCTCAAAAAGCGTCTCAGATGATGGGAGTAGAAAACTTTTCGAGCCAGGTACGCCAGAGGCTTAATTATGAATATTCCCCTTCAAATTTTATGGCTTACTGCGTTGTCAAAGATATTGATTTGCGCGACTACGGATTTGGGAAATGGAATGTTTTTCATACTAGTCATGATAACTTGAATGAAGCATTTGCTCAGATGTATGAAAAAAATGATTTTTCTCATCCCAGTTTTGCCATTACAACACCTTCTTTAATCACAGAGCAGCCAGACTGTCCAGAAGACTGCCAAATTATCGAGTTTTTGACTGTTGCTAATTATGATTACTTTAAACAACTTAAAGATAGTGATGTCAAAGCTTATAGACACAAAAAAGCGGAGATTTTAGATGCGATTTTAGATGTGGTTGAAAAAAACTATGTTCCGAATATTAGAAACCATCTTGTCTTTAAAATCACTGGAAGTCCTACAACTAATGAAAGATATTGTTGGTGTCCTAAAGGAAATTCCTATGGTTCTAATCTCACACCTCGCAATATGGGTATTGGTAGGCTCAATTACAAGACATCTTTGAAAAATTTCTATTTTTGTAATGCTTCATCTGGTTATCCAGGTTTTGCTCCAACATTTTGGACTGGAGCAAGTTTATATCAAAGATTATCGGGAGATGTAATTTTGCCAAAAGGCTAATACATAAATTTGCAGGTGAGTTTAGGATTTTAAAAGATATTTATCCACAGATGTAGACACAAAGTGGCTTGCCGTAGGCTACACAGATGAACACAGATAAATATAGATAAATATAGATAAATACAGTTCGTTTCTTTTTGATTGCTGTAGCTTAAGAGGATGTTTGAGAAGTTTTGGGCGAATATAATTCGCTACTACACAAGCAAAGTCCACCTGCGTGGACTAATGAAAAATTAACCCGCGCAGGCGGGTTTCGTCCCTGTAGCCGCGACTTCTAGTCGCCAAGTTAGTCATAAATTAGACTTTTCAAACAACCTCTAAGGAAGCTATAAAGCTTTATTTTTCAATTACAGCAGTTTTCATGTATTTCTTTCTTTGCGCCAATGCGTGTTAGCGTAGCGGGGCGTAGCCCGATATAAAGATGTGGTTCATTTAGTTGAAAATCGCTGTAACAAGTGCCAAATATGCAGTAATTTTTCAAATCATTCCTTTAGTTTGGTAATGAAATATGAAAATAGCGATTATTGGGGGCGGAGCTAGCGGTATAGTGACGGCATACTTGCTAAATAAAAATGGTCATGAAGTCACTATTTTAGAAAAAGAAGCGATTTTAGGTGGACATATTCGGACATTAAATAAAAACGTTACACCCAATCAATCAGAGTGTGATAAAATTTTAGAATGTGGTGTGCTGGAATTTCCCCGTGCATTTCACAACTTTCTCAAATTAATGCAAGAACTAGAAATTGAGTTAGAACCAGTTAATATTGGTTCAGCATTGTTTTTGCAAGATGGTCGTCATTTGCTCTCAGCATTAATGATCGAAAAGAATTTCACAGGAATACAGCGCTTAATTGCATATTTTAAACTCAATACTCTCTATGGGGCGGCTGCTAAATTATGGTTACAAACCCATTTTATCCCCAAGCAAAATCTAGTAAATCAGCCAATTTGCCAATATTTGCCCCACCAATGTCTCCGAAATGATTGGCTAAAACTTTTGGTGATGTATAGTTATTCTATGCCCTTTGAGTTAATTGATAACTGCCCGGTAGAACTGGTAATTCCTACACTGCGAGACTATATATTTGTCAAATGGGTGAGGATAAAAGGCGGAGTATATTCCTATATTGAGAAAATCTTAGAACGCTTTCAGGGTAAAATTTGGCTGAATGTTAAAATCGCCGGAATTATTAGACAAAAAAATGCCGTTCAAATCAGGTTATCGGATGGTGTGACGCATCTTTTCGACAAAGTGGTTTTAGCCACACCACCAGATCAGGTGATGAAATTATTATCTGATCCCACAAATGAGGAAATTAAAAGGTTTTCAGCATGGCAAAAAAACCAGGCGAAAACAGTTATACATACAGACACTTCAATATATACCAAACACGGCATCAAACAAGGTGCAGAATTTGGTTTTTTCCAAACAAAACAAGGCTGGGGATATAATGCTTACCTTAACCAGTTGTGCGGAATATCATCACCTCCTGAATACAGCTTGGCTTTTAACTTAGATAATGTCATCGCTAAAGATAAAATTCTGCACATACAGGAACACCACACACCCCTGTACACAGTCGATTCCTTTAAATACAGAAACGAAATTATCATCAGCAACGGCGAAAACAATACCTACCATGCGGGAGCTTACCTTGGAGACGGATTACATGAAGGAGCTATCACATCTGCAATGCGAGTTTCAGAATTAATTCGTAATTCATAATCTGGCGTTGCTGAACTAAAGTATGAACAGGATTTGTGATCATGTCAAAACCCCTGTAGAGACGTTCCATGGAACGTCTCTACATTTAAATTTATACTTGGTTTCAGCAACGCCCATAATCTCAACGATTACTCTCTGCGTCTCTGCGTCTCTGCGTGAACAAAATTTATATTGCTTCTGACTTACCTAAAGAAGGTACGGAAAAACTCAAAAATCATCTAAAATCTGTTTTGGAAAATCTATGAGCAAGCCGACGGCACAATCAGCAGTCGGCATGACATATTTTTGACTCATTTCCCACAGTTAAAACCGTGGTTTCCCGGTTGTTTATTTTTTGGAAATATTTTTTTGGAGGCAATCTATTTCAAGGTGGCGCTATGAGGGGGAACAGAAACCACCTTTTTGGCTAAACCGAGAGTCTGCAAGAGTTTAATACTCCACCAAGTTATATCAATTTCCCACCAAGACAACCCAGATTTGGCCATGTGGGGATAAGTGTGATGGTTATTGTGCCAACCTTCTCCGTAAGTGACTAGTGATACCCACCAAAGATTACGTGCGCCATCATCGGCATCAAAGGTACGATAACCCCACAGGTGTGATGCTGAGTTGACAAACCAAGTGGAATGCCACAGTAAGACTGACCTAACAAATGTGCCATAAATCACAAAAGACCAACCGCCTAAGACATACAGCAGCAACCCTAAGGGAATTTGCAAGAGCAGGAAGTAGCGATCTAGCCAACGATAGAAAGGTTGTCGTGCTAAATCAGGGGCATATTTTTGATAAATTTCATAATCAAAAAATTCAGCCCGTGGGTAAACAATCCACAGCATATGGCTCCACCAAAATCCTCGCTGGGCGGAGTATGGATCTAGATTGATATCTTCTGTGTGGGCGTGATGCTGGCGGTGTCCACCTACCCAGAAAATCGGCCCTCCTTGTAAAGCTAGCGCTCCAATTGTGGCGATCGCATATTCTAACCACTTAGGTACTTGAAAGCTTTTATGGCTCAACAGTCGATGATATCCTAGACAAATGCCGATACTCCCGAATAACCAGTGGAGAAACACCAGTAAACCTAGTGCGGGCCAAGAGAAAAACCAAGGAGCTAAGAGAGCTAAGGCATGAAATGCAGCAAAAAATGCCACGTTCACCCACCTAATACGAGGTGGATCTCCTATCTCAGGAGTGAACGCCAGAAACTTCGCAGTCATAAAAATTCCTGTTGATGGATGATGAAGCGATTTGCTATTTCTTGGTGCAACCCCAGCAGGATTTTGCCCACTCTGCACAGCAGTTAGTTACAGTAAAGAAAAGCAAGTATCACTTACATTTGTTATGCTAACAGACCTGTAACTTTCATGCAAGTACCACTTGCATTATTCCTTATGACATATCAACCCATTTCAGCACGTCAACGTCTGATTCAATCAGCACTGGAAT encodes:
- a CDS encoding ribonuclease D yields the protein MPYLNSASNIRAKVAEYTNAKSLWIDTEVADYKSRNPRLSLIQVLDDPTDMSGDRVYLLDVLNQPDVVAEFIEQIMVNPEIEKVFHNANYDLKFLGNKRAKNITCTLEIAQKIPYYILPLPNYQLKTLATALCRFNYIDKQEQSSDWGRRPLTEGQIEYAYLDCIYLAQVHLQLLELQVVSNPDPQREDLTALDARYTDLSESWQLLKSEFEHLQERLKKAMQAQNVMETSVCKLSSYQRQTVKVPFTELVRLVQKQEVSLDFPITLTQKIQKDLGQNLEQLSVDIDTTTSWRLSTKNQENDEP
- a CDS encoding phytoene desaturase family protein; the protein is MKKDYLILGSGLSALVFGSLMAKSGHKVQILEAHEHPGGFGHTFTMAKKYKFNAQLHYVWDCGEGHTVNRVLKKLNLDQEVTFTRYDPNGFDHMRMPGYSLNIPSEPAELIRRLSALFPQNAEQIGKFVWEVQKTSQGIKKLSPPMIPAEIFAHLGEVSTAVMYLNSTLQDVFDKFKLPPAAQTLLALQWPDFLLPPNQLSFYAWVILFTGYQQGAFYPEQHFDHVINSLVKVIEDNGGEILLNQEVTDFQVSNKTVTKVEAIDRITHQKREFTGENIICNIDPQKASQMMGVENFSSQVRQRLNYEYSPSNFMAYCVVKDIDLRDYGFGKWNVFHTSHDNLNEAFAQMYEKNDFSHPSFAITTPSLITEQPDCPEDCQIIEFLTVANYDYFKQLKDSDVKAYRHKKAEILDAILDVVEKNYVPNIRNHLVFKITGSPTTNERYCWCPKGNSYGSNLTPRNMGIGRLNYKTSLKNFYFCNASSGYPGFAPTFWTGASLYQRLSGDVILPKG
- a CDS encoding FAD-dependent oxidoreductase; translation: MKIAIIGGGASGIVTAYLLNKNGHEVTILEKEAILGGHIRTLNKNVTPNQSECDKILECGVLEFPRAFHNFLKLMQELEIELEPVNIGSALFLQDGRHLLSALMIEKNFTGIQRLIAYFKLNTLYGAAAKLWLQTHFIPKQNLVNQPICQYLPHQCLRNDWLKLLVMYSYSMPFELIDNCPVELVIPTLRDYIFVKWVRIKGGVYSYIEKILERFQGKIWLNVKIAGIIRQKNAVQIRLSDGVTHLFDKVVLATPPDQVMKLLSDPTNEEIKRFSAWQKNQAKTVIHTDTSIYTKHGIKQGAEFGFFQTKQGWGYNAYLNQLCGISSPPEYSLAFNLDNVIAKDKILHIQEHHTPLYTVDSFKYRNEIIISNGENNTYHAGAYLGDGLHEGAITSAMRVSELIRNS
- a CDS encoding acyl-CoA desaturase, which gives rise to MTAKFLAFTPEIGDPPRIRWVNVAFFAAFHALALLAPWFFSWPALGLLVFLHWLFGSIGICLGYHRLLSHKSFQVPKWLEYAIATIGALALQGGPIFWVGGHRQHHAHTEDINLDPYSAQRGFWWSHMLWIVYPRAEFFDYEIYQKYAPDLARQPFYRWLDRYFLLLQIPLGLLLYVLGGWSFVIYGTFVRSVLLWHSTWFVNSASHLWGYRTFDADDGARNLWWVSLVTYGEGWHNNHHTYPHMAKSGLSWWEIDITWWSIKLLQTLGLAKKVVSVPPHSATLK